The following nucleotide sequence is from Dehalogenimonas formicexedens.
CCGGAAGATCGCCAAGGAGATCAACGGCTACAATCTGACCACCGGCAAGCTGGTGACCAACTTCACTGCCTTGACCGACGACGGGAACACCAGCTGCGGCAACTGGCTCTACAGCGGCAGCTGGGTCGAACCTGAAAACCTGGACGCCTATGAGAAGGCCCATCCGGAACTGTTCCCTGCCGGACTCGTCGGTAACCGGGCGGCCCGGAGGGATATCGCCGACGCTCATCCTCTTTCCATCCTGGATGCCGCCGGCCAGCCGGTCAAAATCGGTCTCAACAGCTACTTTGGCTGGGCCTGGCCGCTAAACCGGCGCATCATCTACAACAGAGCATCGGTCGACCCGAACGGGCTTCCGTGGGATACCGAACACCCGGTGATAAAATGGGATGGCGCCAAATGGCTCGGAGATATCGCGGACAGCGCCGCGCCGCCTCTGGCCCTGGCGACTGGCATCCTGCCCTTTATCATGCAAGCTGAAGGCGTGGCCAGGATGTGGGGTCCGGGTCTGGCTGACGGTCCCTTCCCGGAGCATTATGAGCCGTGGGAGAGCCCCGTAGCCAACGCGATGAACACCAATCCTCTGGCTCAATTCGATCCGACGTTCAGGATCTGGGAAGGCGGACTCGATGTCCGGGGCAGCGCCGCGGACTACCCGATAGCCTGCACCACTTTCCGGGTCGTCGAGCACTGGCAGGCCGGCGGTCTGTCCCGCAACCTGCCCTGGCTGGTTGAACTGGTACCACATCCCTACGTGGAGATCAGTCAGCAACTGGCCGAGGAAAAAGGCATTAAGAGCGGTGACCTGATCAAGATAACCTCTGCCCGGGGCTCTGTAGAACTCGCGGCCATGGTCACCGGGCGTATCAAGCCTTACAACCTGGCCGGTAAGATCATCCATCAAGTGGCCATACCCTGGCACTGGGGTTGGGCCGGTTTATCCCAGGGTTTGTCGGCTAATGTCCTGACACCCAATGCGGGTGACGCCAATACCATGATTCCGGAATCAAAAGCCTTCCTGGTCAAGATCGAAACCACCGGGAAGACGGTTGAAATGGATGAGAGGACCGGCCGGGCCAAACCGATCGAACCTCTGCTTATAAAGAGAGGGAGCTAAGAAGATGGCAAAAGGACTGCTTATCGATACTGTCAAGTGTACCGGTTGCCGGGGTTGTCAGAGCGCCTGCAAACAATGGAACCTCAATCCGGCGGTAGAGACCAAGTTCTCTCCGACGATGACCAATCCCCCGGAAACCAACGCCTATACCTTTGTTCACGTCGAGTTCTACGAGGGCACCAAGAGCAACGGAGACCTTGACTGGACCTTTGTTTCCAAGAGGTGCATGCACTGTGAACATCCGGCTTGCGTCTCGGTTTGCCCCGTCGGCGCGCTGCAAAAACTAGATTTCGGTCCGGTTGTCTGGGAAGAAGGGCGCTGCATCGGCTGCCGCTACTGCCAGAACGCCTGCCCGTTCGATATCCCCAAGTACACCTGGTTCGACGAGAACGGCAAGACCGATCCCTGGCCCAAGATCGCCAAGTGCACCCTGTGCTGGGACCGCCAGCTAAACAAGAACCCTTCCGAAATTCCGGCCTGTTCCAAGACGTGCCCACCCAAGGCTATCCTTTTCGGTGAACGGAATGACCTGCTGGCCGTTGCCAAGAACAGGATAGCCAACTCGCCGGACAAATACTTCAACCACATCTATGGAGAAGAAGAAGCCGGCGGCACCCAGGTGCTGTTCATTTCCGGTCAGAATCCCCAGGCTATCGGGTTCCCGAATGTTGAAAAAGAAAGCTATCCCGGTTTCACCTGGGAATTCCTGAGCCGGATCCCGTACGAGATCGCGGCGCTCGGCGCCTTCCTGGTCGGCACTTATGTCTGGCGCAACAATAGAATCAAGAAGAAAGCCCTTGAGGAATCTGCCGTTTCTAATTCGAAGGGAGGAAACCACTAGTGAACAACAAGAATATACCTCTCTTCAGCTTCTGGGGCGTCGTCCAGATCCTGCTGGCGCTGGGCGCCCTGGGCGTGCTCGCCGCCAAGATGATCTGGGGCCTGGGGGCGGTGACCAACCTGTCCGACAACTGGCCCTGGGGACTCTGGGTCGCCTTCGACGTCGGCATCTATATCGCCTCGGCGGCCGGCGGCTTCGTTCTGGCGGCTCTGGTCTACATCTTCAAGATCGAGACCTTCCGTCCCCTGGTCAAGCCCGCCATCCTGATCGCCGCCCTGGGCTACACCATCGGCGCCCTGGGCATCGCCGTCGACCTTGGCCGCAGCCCGCTCATCGTCCACCCGCTGTGGATGTGGCAGCCCAGTTCGATCATGTTCGAAGTGGCCTGGTGCGTCATGATGTACCTGACGGTGCTGTACCTTGAGTTCTCGCCCAACGTCTTCGCCCGCTTCGGGCTGCACAGGGCCGAAACCGTCCAGCATGCCCTGGCCGTACCGCTGGTCACCTTCGGCATCCTCCTGTCCTTCCTGCACCAGTCGTCCCTGGGCGCCCTGTTCCTGATCACCCCGGAACAGCAGCCGCTGTGGCACCTGCCGCTCATGGGCTACCTCTTCGTCATCTCGGCCATGTCGCTGGGCCTTTCGGTGCTGACCATTTTTACCATCGTCACCGCCAAGTCATGGAAACTGACGCTGCGGTTGG
It contains:
- a CDS encoding 4Fe-4S dicluster domain-containing protein, encoding MAKGLLIDTVKCTGCRGCQSACKQWNLNPAVETKFSPTMTNPPETNAYTFVHVEFYEGTKSNGDLDWTFVSKRCMHCEHPACVSVCPVGALQKLDFGPVVWEEGRCIGCRYCQNACPFDIPKYTWFDENGKTDPWPKIAKCTLCWDRQLNKNPSEIPACSKTCPPKAILFGERNDLLAVAKNRIANSPDKYFNHIYGEEEAGGTQVLFISGQNPQAIGFPNVEKESYPGFTWEFLSRIPYEIAALGAFLVGTYVWRNNRIKKKALEESAVSNSKGGNH
- the nrfD gene encoding NrfD/PsrC family molybdoenzyme membrane anchor subunit; amino-acid sequence: MNNKNIPLFSFWGVVQILLALGALGVLAAKMIWGLGAVTNLSDNWPWGLWVAFDVGIYIASAAGGFVLAALVYIFKIETFRPLVKPAILIAALGYTIGALGIAVDLGRSPLIVHPLWMWQPSSIMFEVAWCVMMYLTVLYLEFSPNVFARFGLHRAETVQHALAVPLVTFGILLSFLHQSSLGALFLITPEQQPLWHLPLMGYLFVISAMSLGLSVLTIFTIVTAKSWKLTLRLDVLSKVMSIAAWILVVYLGLRIWDTAQSGHFSAFKFDTYGLLYIAEVGLGMIVPVILIAMKKVRESRAGLLWASSLIFFGMLLNRINTLVLSHAVYRQGSYFPTVWEFIFTLGLIAGAIYAFRLAAKYLPLFADNKAGLPEAVAKTNPVVVTA